In Lysobacter firmicutimachus, one genomic interval encodes:
- the queF gene encoding NADPH-dependent 7-cyano-7-deazaguanine reductase QueF (Catalyzes the NADPH-dependent reduction of 7-cyano-7-deazaguanine (preQ0) to 7-aminomethyl-7-deazaguanine (preQ1) in queuosine biosynthesis) yields MTSHDLPLGRHVDYPREYDPSLLFPIARSLGRAHIGLSDQALPFVGVDRWHAYELSWLDGRGKPRVGTATISVPAASPQLIESKSLKLYLNSFNATRFEREDEVLARIVADLSRAAGAPVEVAFGLPPIDERGDGTAAVADSIDELDVAIDDYGPPNAGHLLADAGTVVEETLCSALLKSNCPVTGQPDWARVSIAYRGPRLDRPALLRYLISFRDHAEFHEQCVERIYADLWQRGQPQWLSVEARYTRRGGLDINPWRGSPGRDRPTPGRDLRQ; encoded by the coding sequence ATGACCTCCCATGACCTGCCCCTCGGCCGCCACGTCGACTACCCGCGCGAGTACGACCCCTCGCTGCTGTTCCCCATCGCCCGCTCGCTCGGCCGCGCCCATATCGGCCTGTCCGACCAGGCGCTGCCCTTCGTCGGGGTCGATCGCTGGCATGCCTACGAGCTGAGCTGGCTCGACGGCCGCGGCAAGCCGCGGGTCGGCACGGCCACGATTTCGGTGCCGGCCGCTTCGCCGCAGTTGATCGAATCCAAGTCGCTCAAGCTCTACCTGAATTCGTTCAACGCCACGCGTTTCGAACGCGAGGACGAGGTGCTGGCGCGCATCGTCGCCGACCTCTCCCGCGCGGCCGGTGCGCCGGTCGAGGTCGCTTTCGGCCTGCCGCCGATCGACGAGCGCGGCGATGGAACCGCAGCGGTTGCCGACTCGATCGACGAGCTCGATGTCGCCATCGACGACTATGGCCCGCCCAATGCCGGACATCTGCTCGCCGACGCCGGCACCGTGGTCGAAGAAACCCTGTGCAGCGCGCTGCTGAAGTCCAATTGCCCGGTCACCGGCCAGCCGGACTGGGCGCGGGTCAGCATCGCCTACCGCGGCCCGCGCCTGGACCGACCGGCGCTGCTGCGCTATCTGATCTCGTTCCGCGACCACGCCGAATTCCACGAGCAGTGCGTGGAACGCATCTATGCCGACCTGTGGCAACGCGGGCAGCCGCAATGGCTGTCGGTGGAAGCGCGCTACACCCGCCGCGGCGGGCTCGACATCAATCCCTGGCGCGGCAGTCCGGGGCGCGACCGGCCGACGCCGGGGCGCGACTTGCGCCAGTAA
- a CDS encoding M20 family metallopeptidase has product MKRPLTLALSCALGCTALAALSPAAAAERPEVTAAAAKLKADVVRWRRDFHQHPELSNREQRTAAKVAEHLRALGLKPRIGIARHGVVAIVEGGKPGPKIALRADMDALPVTEQVDLPFASKATASFRGETVGVMHACGHDAHTGILLGVADALVAMKQDLPGQVMLVFQPAEEGPPADEAGGAPLMLEEGLFKDFKPEAMFGLHVFSTLQAGQIGVRQGPLMAASDRFSIKIKGRQTHGSRPWGGIDPIVAAADVIGSAQTIVSRRSDIAKLPAVVSFGAIKGGIRYNIIPDEVEMIGTIRTFDEGMRQAIFKDLRNVAEHVSAAHGARAESKVPDQDGNPVTYNDPALTARMLPSLKAAAGADKVVEMSLVMGAEDFSYYAKQVPAMFFFVGSTEAGVDPATAPSNHSPQFKLDESSLDLGLRAMLQVTLDYLHGPPAG; this is encoded by the coding sequence ATGAAGCGTCCGCTGACCCTCGCGCTGAGCTGCGCCCTCGGCTGTACCGCCCTCGCCGCGCTGTCTCCGGCCGCCGCCGCGGAGCGTCCCGAAGTCACCGCCGCGGCGGCCAAGCTCAAGGCCGACGTGGTGCGCTGGCGGCGCGATTTCCACCAGCATCCGGAACTGTCCAACCGCGAACAGCGCACCGCGGCCAAGGTCGCCGAACACCTGCGCGCGCTCGGGCTCAAGCCGCGCATCGGCATCGCCCGGCACGGCGTGGTGGCGATCGTCGAGGGCGGCAAGCCCGGGCCGAAGATCGCCCTGCGCGCCGACATGGATGCGCTGCCGGTGACCGAGCAGGTCGACCTGCCGTTCGCGTCCAAGGCCACCGCCAGCTTCCGCGGCGAAACCGTCGGGGTCATGCACGCCTGCGGCCACGACGCCCATACCGGCATCCTGCTCGGCGTCGCCGACGCGCTGGTGGCGATGAAGCAAGACCTGCCCGGCCAGGTCATGCTGGTGTTCCAGCCGGCCGAGGAAGGCCCGCCCGCGGACGAGGCCGGCGGCGCGCCGCTGATGCTCGAGGAAGGCCTGTTCAAGGACTTCAAGCCCGAGGCCATGTTCGGCCTGCACGTGTTCTCGACCCTGCAGGCCGGCCAGATCGGCGTGCGCCAGGGCCCGCTGATGGCGGCCTCGGACCGCTTCTCGATCAAGATCAAGGGCCGCCAGACCCACGGCTCGCGCCCCTGGGGCGGCATCGACCCGATCGTCGCCGCGGCCGACGTGATCGGCAGCGCGCAGACCATCGTCAGCCGCCGCAGCGACATCGCCAAACTGCCGGCGGTGGTCAGCTTCGGCGCGATCAAGGGCGGCATCCGCTACAACATCATCCCCGACGAGGTGGAGATGATCGGCACCATCCGCACCTTCGACGAAGGCATGCGCCAGGCGATCTTCAAGGACCTCAGGAACGTCGCCGAGCACGTCAGCGCCGCGCACGGCGCGCGCGCCGAATCCAAGGTGCCCGACCAGGACGGCAACCCGGTGACCTACAACGACCCGGCGCTGACCGCGCGCATGCTGCCCAGCCTCAAGGCGGCGGCCGGCGCGGACAAGGTGGTGGAGATGTCGCTGGTGATGGGCGCGGAGGACTTCTCCTACTACGCCAAGCAGGTGCCGGCGATGTTCTTCTTCGTCGGCTCGACCGAGGCCGGGGTCGACCCGGCGACCGCGCCGAGCAACCACTCGCCGCAATTCAAGCTCGACGAGAGTTCGCTCGACCTCGGCCTGCGCGCGATGTTGCAGGTGACGCTGGACTACCTGCACGGACCGCCGGCGGGGTAA
- a CDS encoding aldo/keto reductase, which translates to MSTLPTRRLGPAGPAVSALGLGCMGMSFAYGAADETESLATLERALELGVGFLDTADIYGPHANEELLGRFLQGRRERVFLATKFGFVPDPVDPNLRTLSGRPEYVRSAVEGSLKRLRTDRIDLYYQHRVDPTVPIEDTVGAMAELVAQGKVRYLGLSEPSAQTLERAQAVHPIAAVQSEYSLWTRDPERNGVLEACARLGIGFVPYSPLGRGFLTGAITDAGALARDDFRLSTPRFQGENFDRNLALARQVQALAAAKGCTPAQLALAWVLAQGEHIVPIPGTKRRKYLEDNVGAVNVSLSPAELAQLDAWFRPEAIAGARYTEAGMALIGR; encoded by the coding sequence ATGAGCACGCTTCCGACCCGCCGCCTCGGCCCCGCCGGCCCCGCCGTGTCCGCCCTCGGCCTGGGCTGCATGGGCATGAGTTTCGCCTACGGCGCCGCCGACGAAACCGAATCGCTGGCCACCCTGGAGCGCGCCCTGGAACTGGGCGTGGGCTTCCTGGATACGGCCGACATCTACGGCCCGCACGCCAATGAGGAACTGCTGGGCCGCTTCCTGCAGGGCCGCCGCGAGCGGGTGTTCCTGGCGACCAAGTTCGGCTTCGTGCCGGACCCCGTCGACCCCAACCTGCGCACCCTCAGCGGCCGTCCCGAGTACGTGCGCAGCGCGGTCGAAGGCAGCCTGAAGCGGCTGCGCACCGACCGTATCGATTTGTACTACCAGCACCGCGTCGACCCGACCGTGCCGATCGAAGACACCGTCGGCGCGATGGCGGAACTGGTCGCGCAGGGCAAGGTGCGTTATCTCGGCTTGTCCGAGCCGTCGGCGCAGACCCTGGAGCGCGCCCAGGCGGTGCACCCGATCGCCGCGGTGCAAAGCGAATACTCGCTGTGGACGCGCGACCCCGAACGCAACGGGGTGCTCGAGGCCTGCGCGCGCCTGGGCATCGGCTTCGTGCCCTACAGCCCGCTCGGCCGCGGCTTCCTGACCGGCGCCATCACCGACGCCGGCGCGCTCGCCCGCGACGACTTCCGCCTCAGCACGCCGCGGTTCCAGGGCGAGAACTTCGACCGCAACCTGGCGCTGGCGCGACAGGTGCAAGCGCTGGCCGCCGCCAAGGGCTGCACCCCGGCGCAGTTGGCCCTGGCCTGGGTGCTGGCGCAGGGCGAGCACATCGTGCCGATCCCGGGCACCAAGCGGCGCAAGTACCTGGAGGACAACGTCGGCGCAGTGAACGTGAGCCTGTCGCCGGCGGAACTGGCGCAACTGGACGCGTGGTTCCGCCCGGAAGCGATCGCCGGCGCTCGCTACACCGAAGCGGGCATGGCCTTGATCGGGCGGTGA
- a CDS encoding LysR family transcriptional regulator — protein sequence MSAHPLPAVLAFARVAHCGSFTRAAAELEVSPSALSQTVRALEARLGVRLLNRTTRRVGLTEHGARFLGQIAPALAQIEAAFDDLDAVRDRPTGRLRINTGRTALKILVEPHLPAFLARYPELEVELFVDDTLADLVEGGFDAGIRLGETLARDMVAVPVGGAQRQVVVAAPGYFARRPAPRTPQDLVGHDCIRLRLPGRRRLHPFEFHSDGRDVAVEVQGRLILNEGGAILDAARAGLGLAQLFEPIARQDLRAGRLVEVLQDYLPPFPGFYVYYPARRQLPPKLRVFVDFLREALG from the coding sequence ATGTCCGCCCATCCCCTGCCCGCGGTCCTGGCCTTCGCCCGCGTCGCCCACTGCGGCAGCTTCACCCGGGCCGCGGCCGAACTCGAAGTCTCGCCCTCGGCCTTGTCGCAGACCGTCCGCGCGCTGGAGGCACGGCTGGGCGTGCGCCTGCTCAACCGCACCACCCGGCGGGTCGGGCTGACCGAGCACGGCGCGCGCTTTCTCGGGCAGATCGCTCCGGCGTTGGCCCAGATCGAAGCCGCCTTCGACGACCTCGACGCGGTGCGCGATCGCCCGACCGGGCGCTTGCGGATCAATACCGGCCGCACTGCGCTGAAGATCCTGGTTGAGCCGCATCTGCCGGCGTTCCTGGCGCGCTATCCGGAGCTGGAGGTCGAGCTCTTCGTCGACGACACCTTGGCCGATCTGGTCGAGGGCGGCTTCGACGCCGGCATCCGGCTCGGCGAAACCCTGGCCCGCGACATGGTCGCGGTGCCGGTCGGCGGCGCGCAGCGGCAGGTGGTGGTGGCCGCGCCCGGTTACTTCGCCCGGCGGCCGGCGCCGCGCACGCCGCAGGATCTGGTCGGCCACGACTGCATCCGCTTGCGCCTGCCGGGCCGCCGCCGCTTGCATCCGTTCGAATTCCACAGCGACGGTCGCGATGTCGCCGTCGAAGTGCAGGGCCGGCTGATTCTCAACGAGGGCGGCGCGATCCTGGACGCCGCCCGCGCCGGGCTCGGCCTGGCCCAGTTGTTCGAGCCGATCGCGCGGCAGGACCTGCGCGCAGGGCGCCTGGTCGAGGTATTGCAGGACTACCTGCCGCCGTTCCCGGGCTTCTACGTCTATTACCCGGCGCGCCGGCAACTGCCGCCGAAGCTGCGGGTGTTCGTGGATTTCCTGCGCGAGGCGTTGGGGTAG
- a CDS encoding APC family permease, producing the protein MTAAVPSDPPAPAQRAGALRGEAALVRALGPFQLGASIINIIVGAGIFMLPALLYGRLGPGAPLVFVAGALAIVPIALCFSAIGSRAAATGGPYTFVGAAFGPFAGFLAGALMWVCNTASSAGVAAALAEQAAHAWPALRDPVPRGTFLAAAYALLFALNAFGVKLGARAIVALATLKLTPLVLLVAVGIWFVDWSRIGLGVAPPSWSALGSSMVLVVFAYSGMETALVPTGEVRDPARHVPRATMTAIALVVLLYLGIQVACQGLLGSALRDSTAPVAAAAGAVWPPAQAPLLVAAGVSMAGFLMGNLFSSSRLLFALGRDGYLPDAFGRVDARYHVPRTALAAHAGIALALALAGTFETLALISGGAICLLFLAVSVAAWRAETLDLRGAGAPFRLPGGRWPVPALATAIMAAVLATMSAAQWAAIAVSLLALVGVYGLLALRRRGAR; encoded by the coding sequence ATGACCGCTGCCGTTCCGTCCGACCCGCCCGCGCCCGCACAACGCGCCGGCGCCTTGCGCGGCGAGGCCGCGCTGGTGCGTGCGCTGGGGCCGTTCCAGCTCGGCGCTTCGATCATCAACATCATCGTCGGCGCCGGCATCTTCATGTTGCCGGCGTTGCTGTACGGACGGCTGGGACCGGGCGCGCCGCTGGTGTTCGTGGCCGGTGCGCTGGCGATCGTGCCGATCGCGCTGTGCTTCTCCGCGATCGGCAGCCGCGCGGCGGCGACGGGCGGGCCTTACACCTTCGTCGGCGCCGCGTTCGGGCCGTTCGCCGGCTTCCTCGCCGGTGCGCTCATGTGGGTCTGCAACACCGCCTCCAGCGCCGGCGTCGCCGCGGCGCTGGCCGAGCAGGCGGCGCATGCCTGGCCGGCGTTGCGCGATCCCGTGCCGCGGGGGACGTTCCTGGCCGCGGCGTATGCGCTGCTGTTCGCGCTCAACGCCTTCGGAGTCAAGCTCGGGGCGCGCGCGATCGTGGCCCTGGCGACGTTGAAGCTGACCCCGCTGGTGCTGCTGGTCGCGGTCGGGATCTGGTTCGTCGACTGGAGCCGGATCGGCCTGGGGGTCGCGCCGCCCTCCTGGAGTGCGCTGGGTTCGTCGATGGTGCTGGTGGTGTTCGCCTACTCGGGCATGGAAACCGCGCTGGTGCCCACCGGCGAAGTGCGCGATCCCGCGCGTCACGTGCCGCGCGCGACGATGACGGCGATCGCGCTGGTGGTGCTGCTGTACCTGGGCATCCAGGTCGCCTGCCAGGGCCTGCTCGGGTCCGCCCTGCGCGACAGCACCGCGCCTGTGGCGGCCGCGGCCGGTGCGGTGTGGCCGCCGGCGCAGGCGCCGCTGCTGGTCGCCGCCGGGGTGTCGATGGCGGGCTTCCTGATGGGCAATCTGTTTTCGTCCTCGCGCCTGTTGTTCGCGCTGGGCCGCGACGGCTACCTGCCCGACGCTTTCGGCCGCGTCGACGCGCGCTATCACGTGCCGCGCACCGCGCTGGCGGCGCATGCCGGGATCGCATTGGCCTTGGCCCTGGCCGGTACCTTCGAGACCCTGGCGCTGATCTCCGGCGGCGCGATCTGCCTGTTGTTCCTGGCGGTGTCGGTGGCGGCCTGGCGCGCCGAAACCCTGGACCTGCGCGGCGCGGGCGCGCCCTTCCGCCTGCCCGGCGGACGCTGGCCGGTGCCTGCGCTGGCGACGGCGATCATGGCCGCGGTGCTGGCGACGATGAGTGCGGCGCAATGGGCGGCGATCGCGGTGTCGCTGCTGGCCCTGGTCGGCGTGTACGGGCTGTTGGCGCTGCGCCGGCGCGGGGCGCGCTGA